The genomic window CGAGTGACGCAATACCGACCATCCCGAAGCTATCGTTTTCATTTTTTCCTTGGCGGATCATACTCGTCATTCCACCAGCTAATGCTAAAATAAAAGGAACTGTCACAGGTCCTGTCGTAACTCCACCTGCATCAAAAGCAATCGGCATAAATTCATTACTCGTGAAAAAGGAAGCGATAAGTACGGCTAAGTAACCGATCACCATCAATTTATAGTAAGAAAGCTTGAATATGACACGTAAAAGCGCAAAAGCTAGGAATACCCCAGTTCCCACACTAACGATGCCGATCAATAAAACACGACCGATCTCTCCATCAGAAATATCGAAAACTTGCTGACCCAATACTTGCACAGACGGTTCGGCGATCGTGATCACGATCCCAATCAAAAACCCCAGACTAATGATTATCGGTAGACTTTTCTTTTTGATCATATACTTGCCGACCAAGTCACCGACTTCCATCATCGAATAATCAGCACCAAATAAAAAGAGACTCATGCCAACCATCATCATGATTGCTCCAAGAACAAATCTTCCCATGGTTTCAGCATCTAAAGGTGCAAACACAAAGGTCAGGATAACGATCAATATTGTCATAGGCATGATCGCAATGATTACTTCTTTAAAATTTTTCTTCATGTATCCTCCTCCTTTACTTCTAGTTTACCTGATTAAAAGTAAGTTTACGAGAAAAAAAGGAAGCGATATCAAATTTATGTAAAGATTTCTAAAAAGAATAATAAAAAACATCGATCAACTAACTAAAATAATGTGAACCATACAATGAACGAGGATTATTTCATTTCAAAAAAGGCTTAAATGTAATAAAAAGCGACAAAAACCAAAAACATATAAACTATTTCTGGTTTTTATCACTTATATTGAAGATGTTTTTAAATAACAAAAGTTATAAACATGTTTAAAATTTTGTGATTACTACTATTATTTATTGATAGGAAATTTTATAGGATTCAGATGATCTTTTATGAAAAAGATATTTCAGACCTATTTTACTGAGCCGATCATCCCTTGGACAAATTGTTTTTGCAAAATGAAAAAGACAAGGGCGGTTGGTAAGGTCGCAATCACAAGACCACTCATGATCATACCATAATCTGGTGTATAAGAAGCGCCCATGGCAGACAATACTAAAGGAACTGTTCTTCTGTCTGGAGATTGCAAAGCAACCAATGGCCAAAGGTAATTGTTCCAACTGCTCATAAATGTGATGATCGCTGCTGCGGCATACGTATTTTTGGCTGTTGGTAAATAAACCCGAAAGAAGATACTTAATTCCTTGAGTCCATCTAATCGTGCCGCCTCCACTAGATCTTTAGGAAATGATTTTGCATTTTGTCTGAAAAAGAAAATCAAAAAAGCGGTGCTCACTGAAGGTAAGATGACAACTAAAAAGCTATTGATTCCTAGTATCGTTCCATTCAATTGTGAAAACATCCGATAGA from Enterococcus sp. DIV1094 includes these protein-coding regions:
- a CDS encoding DUF1538 domain-containing protein, whose protein sequence is MKKNFKEVIIAIMPMTILIVILTFVFAPLDAETMGRFVLGAIMMMVGMSLFLFGADYSMMEVGDLVGKYMIKKKSLPIIISLGFLIGIVITIAEPSVQVLGQQVFDISDGEIGRVLLIGIVSVGTGVFLAFALLRVIFKLSYYKLMVIGYLAVLIASFFTSNEFMPIAFDAGGVTTGPVTVPFILALAGGMTSMIRQGKNENDSFGMVGIASLGPILAVMILGVIFQ
- a CDS encoding carbohydrate ABC transporter permease, coding for MRELTSTQPRSVEKKQVSISRLLLSIFKYTSLIIVSFISIFPFVWMILGMTNTAVDISSGKLMIGENLVINFQNLFSNDLNFSRSLLNSALIAVVTTVFALLISSMAGYGFEIYKSKRKEYVFNILLLSMMVPFAALMIPLYRMFSQLNGTILGINSFLVVILPSVSTAFLIFFFRQNAKSFPKDLVEAARLDGLKELSIFFRVYLPTAKNTYAAAAIITFMSSWNNYLWPLVALQSPDRRTVPLVLSAMGASYTPDYGMIMSGLVIATLPTALVFFILQKQFVQGMIGSVK